The sequence TCAATAACTGGGAGCTACACACAAGTAGTTAAACAATTGTGtcaataataaaattaatgatCAAAAATCACATACGATTAGCCGCCATCATTGCATATagaatgaagaagaaaataaaatgggaccatgaagaaaatcaaatgggaCCATGAGTCATAGCTTCCGGGGTCCAATAAAGATAAGTTGCCAATTTTCTACTTCTAAAACTTTATTTCTCTTGAAAAACGATATTTAAGTGAAAAACTAGGTAGCAGAACGCATTGAATCTTTTTTAGTGGAAGCAGTCATTTTTGACAATTTTCAACCCTCGATTGATTTCCTTGTTGGCTTTTACTTACAATACGGCAAATTCTTTGTGCGACATATTTGCACCTAATATCCACTATTATTTTCACTCATCTACAAAGAGAATCCAAAAGTAACAAACCCCCAAATAATAGTAGTAAGGTGACCTAAAACAAATGATTCCATGCCCCACTTATCGCTTTAATGATTGAACACTGAGATGAATTGTAAGCTTACATGAtaataatatttgttttttgttcatCAACAGAATGCTGCGTACCTGATCATTCGAGGCATGAAGACCTTGCATCTTCGTGTGCAACAACAGAATTCAACAGCATTGAGGATGGCCAAAATTTTAGAGGCACATCCTAAGGTATATATTTTGTAAACTTAAGTAGCATTAACCCCTGGGAGGCTAACTAAATAGGTTACCAGTGTGCGATTATTGTTGGAAAGATTATAGTACAAAAGTTTATGCTGGGATTCACCACTTCGTATTTGAAAACAGATGTTACTGAAAATGTTTATCGGCAGGTGGCACACGCCTATTATCCTGGTTTGCCTAGCCATCCTGAACATCAGCTTGCCAAGAGGCAGATGACTAGTTTCGGTGGTGTTGTCAGTTTTGAGGTGAACATTATCGACGCTGTCCCTTTCTGGTATGCTGTTATTATATTCATTTGGTTAATAATGTTCCTTGATTATGCAGATTGATGGAGACTTTATGAGAACCATTAAATTCGTGGATGCACTGAAAATCCCATATATTGCTCCATCCTTTGGTGGCTGTGAGAGCATTGTGGATCAGCCAGCCACAATGTCTTACTGGTATCCCTCTTAACTCTTTTATCTTATGGTGGCTTCATAAATTTGAAGTTGTCATGCTATGTGGTTGAGTCTGATAAATTGGGTAGACCTGTGATCTTGACATATCACCGTATCAAGTCACACCAGATACTGCATGAAGGTGCCTACGTTCAGGTGCTTTGGCATTCCTAGACATGGTAGTGCATTAATTGGTTAATAATATGTTTCTGGTAAAAGAAACATGGTGTGCCCTGGATAGATGTCTACATGTCGTATTCGATAGCAACATTTAAAGCATGTTATGCGAAGCTTAACCAATTAAACTAGCGGAAATTGTTCAAGTTGAAGTTTACAGTAATGGATTTTTCGTTGATGCAACTGCTTGGTCGTTTATACATTGATTTCGCTTGATTACTTTAGGCGGGCTGAAGATACAGTAAAAGGCCAATGATTTCTTCTGTTTGCTGTGTTTTGATGCTCTTGAAACAGGGATCTCAGCCAGTCAGATAGAATCAAGTACGGGATGAAAGATAACTTGGTCCGTTTCAGCTTCGGAGTGGAAGACTTTGAAGATCTCAAGGCAGATATACTGCAGGCCCTGGAGACCATATGGACTGTGGCCTGTTTCTGTTTTATTTCCCATGTCCATTGTTGCATTGGTGCTTCAATTGACTT is a genomic window of Malus domestica chromosome 09, GDT2T_hap1 containing:
- the LOC114826725 gene encoding cystathionine gamma-synthase 1, chloroplastic-like codes for the protein MKTLHLRVQQQNSTALRMAKILEAHPKVAHAYYPGLPSHPEHQLAKRQMTSFGGVVSFEIDGDFMRTIKFVDALKIPYIAPSFGGCESIVDQPATMSYWDLSQSDRIKYGMKDNLVRFSFGVEDFEDLKADILQALETIWTVACFCFISHVHCCIGASIDFYHQYVSCVALTVALHYLFTFATQFV